From the Solea solea chromosome 7, fSolSol10.1, whole genome shotgun sequence genome, the window TGAACGCCTCAAACCCTCCACTGTAGTCCACCTGGGGAAGGCAGTGACGTGGAATCATTTAAAGCAAGTGTAAATATAAGGGTGCGTGCACATGCTGCGAGTGTGTCTGTCTTACTCTCAGGCGAATGAGAGGTTTCTCTGGGGTGAGTGGACATCCAAGTCTTTCTCTCTCAGCTTCTTCTAACATCTCTATGACCTTATGAACAGCACAAAGAAAGAGTGAGAATCCATTCTGACTGTATCACAGACTAAAAGCCCAGTGAAAGTCCACAAtaatattcactcactcactcactcatcttgtaccactttaccctccacatgagaCATAGGCTCATCACAGGGCcaaaatagagacaaacaatcattcactctcacacctacagtcaatttagagtgtccagtttgcctaatccccaaaactgcatgtttttggacagagggaggaaactgaagaacccagagaaaaccacaATAACATTACTGTGCAATAATAAGTACTAAACTGGCCTTTTGtttggaataataataacttgaGGGTTACCTTGGCATAGCAAAAGTCCTCCACCTTCTTTGTAACCTGGGGTGTATCAGGTGTGAAGAGGTCTTCGTAGTCAGCCAGCACCACATCCTGGATGAAGAACTGACGAACTGTATTCAGGGGAATCTTCTGCAGGTTCATCTTCCTACCCTTCACCTTCAGAAGCCCAATGTGCCTGAATATACACGAAGAGGTGTTCAATGAGGCAACTTGATAAAAACACTCAGAATATAGAGGCTACGcttgacactgtgtgtgtttacatacttTTTAGTTGCTTCTCCAGGGGACAGGGATGTTGCGACAGAGCTGCCAGGCTGGGTCACATAGAAAAGCTGCTGTTCATTTCTGGTCGGTGCTATCAAGCATTCATGCTCATGACCCCACACCACCAGGTCAATAAATTCATCAAGGAACTGCTCGGGAATGTAGTTTGTGGGGCCGTGCTTACTcctacagaacacacacacattggaaaatgaaaacatgaggacGGTCTATGGATTACGTGACATATATCTCTGCTGTGCTTTCCGATTAGTCTATAAGATAAGGAAAGCTTACACAAGCAAAAGTCTTGTTGCACCCCACCCCCTGCACAGGcagagacatacacacagatctGTCGCACACAATCTGAGCGCGTCAAATACTGTTAACTGCACCCTTCACATCGGTGCTAAATGATTCAACAGCATTTTGAAATTTAGCACCAGAACCCATTTAGTACCAGGTTTCGTTACCCATCACTACAGTAAGTGTTAAGTAGCAATGACTATCATCCAACACATGCATAAACATACACCTGTTCTGATGGATGGTGAAGAGGTTGAACCATTTATCCTGATCTTCTTTGGGCCGAAGCATGGTTACCTGGTTGTTGACAAACATCCTGTACAAGCGCTCGTCTGGGATAGAacctaaacacaaacacaaatgattttttttacttttacttcgaTCAACCCCAGAAGGATGAAGACAAATATaaatgacatactaaccaagACCATACAAGGCCAGCTTGGTGCTGCCCTTCTGCAAGAGGATGGGACTAATTTCTATTCTCTCAACAGAATGGGAGTGACCAAAGTGATTTACAAGACCAGAGGCACTTAGCAGATCCAGCGCACACAGACCTTCAGCCTtggggaaacaaaaacatacataggTAAAGACAAGTGGAAATACACATATTTTCGTGTCATAAAACACCTTCTCCAATACTGGAGGCTACTCACCCCAGTGGGGTCATCATGGTTGCCATGAATGCTGAACACAGGAATAGAGATATTCAGGTTTTCATCCTGATAGTTAACCCAGGGGAACCTGCAACACAccaacacatactgtaaaaaacaataacacaatttgtgttgtgttgtttgtttgtcagttttGGCAGGAGGGACTGACTGAGTGGTGTTGAAGTTGACAGTCTGGTCACTGAGGATGTTGAAGAGTATGGGCGACTCTCCCATGCAGTATCGTCTAAGCATAGTGATGCAGTTGTGGAGACATCGACGTGatggtttgttttcatgaaaCAAATCTCCTCCCAGCAAGATAAAATCCacctacaaacaaaaacatgacaagtgGTCTTTAGGGATGTCCATTGATGCAGATTAAGACACACATGTATCTGATTTAGTATTTTATAATCTATATGACTTGATCATATCAGTGTGTATGTACCTGATTCGTCTTGGCACAGTTGAGGATCTCTTCCAGTGTCTTGTAAGTGTCATTGCCACGGATTGCATCCTTCTCGAGGTAACCGAGGTGAACATCTGTAGCAATCAGGATCTTGAAGGTATCCTCATCATCTCTAGAAACCAAACAGCAAAATCAGTAACAAGAAATACAATTAATCAAGACAGGTGCATTAGACAGCATTGATCACAGCCTATATACAGAATTAACAGTATTTATTATTCACTGGGACGAATTAGGAACTCTGATTATAGCCAATCTTTATAATCACAACATTTCTGgtttgatacattttttttaagaagttATATATGAACACAGACTCACAAGGTGCTCTCTGAGGACATGATGGTGTGGGGAAAAGACAGATTCAGCAAATGGCTTTTCCTACAGAAAATAGACgttgaaaaaaagtacacaagcaatattaaaacaattgtCTGAGATGGCAACTATGTCACAGGGACAACACTGAGCAGATCACAATTTGCAAGTAAAATGTCCCAGAAGTAGGGCTGCAAagattaatcagttattaatcgattactaaatgaataatCAACTAATCGGTTGGAAagttttattatataattagttttcagatttttcggcttcttagaatgtgaatatttcctggtttgttTGCTTCATATATAAATCTACatattatggaccaaactacaattaatcgagaaaataatcatcaggtgaatgattatgaaaataatcgttagttgcagtaTTTCTAAGTATTTCTATAACTTTTATCTGTGTTTCTACGGAGTAATATATTTaactatacatttaaaaatattacgTGAGACAGTAAATTAGAGCTGCAATGATTAGTCGATTATTAATTAATCACTTAATTAATTCCGAACTGTTTTAATAAGTTAGCTTTTGTGATTTCaggttgttaaatgtgaataatgttGGTTTGTTTAGCCTCTATAGCAGtgaattaaatatatttagatTGTggacaaatataaacatttgaGGATGTCTTCAATATGAGGTTTCTCGAACACAAGTTAACCTGTAACACAATTTTCAGCACtttacagacaaaacaactaatcaattgaCTGacaaaataatcgacagatgaaaaTATTTAGCAGCAGCCCTACTGTGTGATAGCTAGTTAAGCTAACTAATGATCGGTTAGTAAAGTAGTAGCTAACATGTGATTAAAGTGCAGGTAGTTCATGCGAATACGTTAAATTAGCTTTCACTTATGCTATACGCTGATGAGTTCAGTGTATCAATATGACTTACTCgaacaaaaaaactacaaacataTTGGGTCGGTCTAACCTTCACGTAATATTTATACATTGTTTATTATCACAAGAATAACGTGCAGAACCTTCAGTTTTACAACACCCACCTCCTCCGAAGTCTCTCTGACCACCTAACTTGCACTGAAATCCCGGCAAGTCTTCTTCTCTGCCCGCCCCTCACAATGCTTCACGGTTGTTGTAGTTTTACTCAGCAGCATCTCCTGTTCTGAAGAGGGGAATCTCCGCGAAAGAAAAACGACACTTCCGGCTAATacgccatgtgcatttgttttgctCACAGAGTCAGACCGGACCTGCAGTTTACCGGAAAGCAGTGCGTTGCCGTGTATGTGCGCGGTGCCTGTCGGGCCAACCCGATATGAATATGATTCAAACCCTGCTACAGAGGAGAAACTGAGTTAGCTGTGTTGTCTGCTaagtgatgttttcttttcacattacACATTTATAGCATGACAGCTATCGCAAGCTGTCACGCTAAATCAACGAAATCAAAAAAAGCTCGGACCATTTGACTAGTTTTACTTTATGCTAGCGTGATTTAGTACGATTTAACTCCAGAATTTCGCAGAATTTACTCCCTGGTCCAATACAAGCGAGATAGACTGGTTCAGCTTCATTCATGTCAATGGATACTCGGGACAGTACGGTAAGGTTTGACTCTAATTTGCAACAAGTTCAACCTTATATAGACGATAGCGTTTACTTGAAGCAGTTTATATTGGCTTTATAGTGAGCTACCTAGCAGCAGTTGTTACAACTCAAACGTAAAAGCGTAATGAAGTTTGActagtgtgtagtgtgtgtgtgttgtaggaCCAACATGGTATAAACCATacgaagtgaggacattttgactggtcctcacatcttcaaAGGGCTCATATGTTCTCACTAtgaattaagtgtgtgtgtgtgtgtgtgtgtatttttttcacaAAGTGTACTTCAAGTATTTTTTATCATTCTGTTTTTCTAAACAGAAGCTCCATCCTCCACCACCCAGTGGAGTGGTATCTGACAACCTCTCCCAGTCATCCTATCAAGATTATCCAGCTCACCGTCCCCTAATCAACAAATTTCTGCATCACACTCCCcgacaacacacacatcagtcatGTCGCACATTATCACCCAGCAAGGCCTTCCCAGAAACCAGCAGTGCAGGTacagaatatttcatttgtgtgttgCATTCACTTCTTAATGTTCCCATTCAGGCACTGTGGTGTTTTAGAGCTCCATGGTTACTCATGCAACCTGATGCTACACTACTTGAATGTCTCGGCTCGGCTGACATCTTTTCATTCCTTCACATTATCCTCTCTAAGCCACTCCTCAGCTACTTACGCAACGTCTTCATCTATACTAACCTTTAAATCATATCTTATTACACATATTCCCTTAACATGCTTGTATTTTTTAAGAGTATACTTACCAACACTCACACaattcacctgtgtgtgtgtgtgtgtgtgtgtgtgtgtgtgtgttcagcaaTCTTATCTGCCTTGAGGAATCTCCAGAAAAAGATCAGGAGTTTGGAGTTGGACAAAGGACACACAGAATCTGTATTCAGAGACACACCATACACACAACTACAGAGTGACAAAGTCACACAGGCATCCTTAAGTAATcaaacagacagagggagagagatgagtGATCCCTCCAACTGTAACCAAGGTCAGTATATGATATAAAAAGTAACATCCTAACCTTTACGTTAACAGTGTTATTCACTGCTTGTTGTTATTGTCTTCTCCTCATCTCACTCCATCCCTGGGCATCATTGTTCTGATAGTGTTGATCACCCACCTTGCTGCTGCAGAGTCTCGCTGTGTGAGACTGGAACGACAGCTGGAACACATGAAAAGGATGTTGCACAATGTCAAGGCAGACAAGACCAACCTGGTCAAACAGCAGGTTCGCCCCTTATTTTTCAACTATTTTTTCTAATCCATCATGAGGATGGTTTGGGTTTATGCACGCTCAGCTATGTGTCCTAAAACCACCTCTGTGGTTATTGCGTTCAGATCTGAGGATGCATTTAGGATGAATTGGGTgtgttcagacctgtacttGGCACTGTCTGCATGAGATCAGATCACTCGGGGTGGATGTTTATACCAGGTCTTAACAATTTGCTCCCTCAAACTGTCAGGTTTCCATGGATACAGCAGAAAAAGCCCATCAACAGCCTGACACAGTGTCCGAGCATATCCACCTGGAGAAGCTGGAGCGACTTGAACAGGAGTATCTCCggctcacacgcacacagaaaaacactgaggtacaaataaagtgaaatgtaaatgaattaGTGGTATAAGAATGTTTACTGACCTCAACCACTGAGCTGTCCAGGTAGTGTCTTATCACTGTCAAAAGGAAGAGCACAAGGTAATGTCATTATTGCTAGATTTCTGTGTAGTTTTCATTCATCCAAGTCATAATTATCCACAGTGAAACCCTGGAATTTCTTCCGTCAAGTGGGATGCTGAAAGCAAGTTTTTTGTGTCCTGGGATGTACATCTGTATCCTCAAAAGAGTGTCACTTTTCTACAGATGTAGGTAGACGGTTGAGTGTTCTGAAAACTCCTCAGGACTCAGCTGTCTACCTACACCACACACTTTGAGAACTGAAGAAGCTTCTTAGGTAaaaggtgaaacatcttcaagaaaTCTGCACGTCCAGTTGCTAGTGATTCAATGACATTTGGTCAATATACACATTTATGGCTTCTTGTGGGTCCTTGCCACTTTTGGTAAAaatcctacaaaataaaaaagagaagtcACCATGTGATTGAACTTCTGATGTCCACACAAAGTCATGACCTGTGGGAAAAGGTGGCAACTAATTTCCTATACTGGACATCTCTCTgatctctctttctgtctttggtTTAGAATCAAACATTGaaattttgaatttaaatttaataaaaaatctaaacaaaatCTTTGCACAACATGTGTCTGGATGTGTCAGATAAAGATGCGTGAGCTGGAGATGaaactgcaggaggaggagcatcaGAGAAAGCTGATCCAGGATAAAGCCATTCAGGTAGtgagattttttattattttttctctctctttatgaTGTGATCTCTTTCATAGCTTACAGGACACACAAGGTtgtgcatcattttttttgtatctttcCTCAGCTACAGACAGGTTTGGAGGCCAATAGGATCCTGCTGCGGTCAGTGTCGCCCTGTATGACCACTAGACAGGCCAAAGAGAAGAGGTCCAGTTCCCAGGTTGGTTCAAGATTCAAAATACACTCATCCTTTCTCTGATTTGGcttttctaaaaaagaaaattgtcacGCTGTCAGTTTTACGTTatgctgattttcttttcccaGAAGTCATCACCGCAGCTGTTGTCAAGCACGCAGCCACATTACAGACTGAGCCTCAGAGACGTGCCTTTTGTTGCTGGAACGGTACTATTTTGGTTTAtagagttaaaataaaatggtatttATGTAGTTTTCCTTGacactgtttgtctctgtttcctTCTTTCCCCTCTACCACCTGGCCCTCAGTCCATAGGCGGCAGCCACTCAGTCAGAGCAAATGTCCAGTCAGTTTTGTCTCTTCTGAAGCAGCACCAGCCACAACTCTGCAACAGCCATGTGCTCTCTGACCATGCAAGCAGCTACAGGACTGTTGGCCACACGTGTTCAGAGagttcctcctcttcctcttccactaGTGGAGAGGAGCTGTCAGAGTTGATGCAAGCACTACACAAGGAGCTGCGACTCATGAGCCTGTGAGTGTACTGGTGTCACATGTGCTTGATCAGGGGTAAAGTAGTTTTAAAAAAGTCTTGTGTtttaatcgtgtgtgtgtgtgtgtgttgcagggagCATGAAGAATTAATGAGGCAGATGAGGGAGAGTGTGTCTCAGCAGGAAAGAAGGGAACTTCAGAGGGAGCAGGAGAGTTTGCTGCTCAAAATGGAGAGGAAGGGAGATCAGATTAGTAAGCTctacaaacataaaaaacatgtaGGTGTCCACACAACATACATTTCAATTCACATATAACCcaatttttggatttttttgtttttgttgacttatttCTGGTACCTTTTTCTTGACTCTCTTGTAGATAAAGAAGCTAAGAAAGGAGGCCAATTTAAGGCATAACTATCGGAGTGAAGTTAAAATGGGTACTGCGGTGCCCACAAGAGGGCGCTCCGCTGCAGCAGTCAAACTTAAACCAGGAGACAGAAGCAAGAGGAAtctggagctgctgagggaCATGAAGGCTTTGAAGAACTCATTACAGAGCTGAAACCCACCAGGACACAAACTCATCCCAACGGTTTAGTCTTGTTGGTGCTATCTTTCTACACGTGAACATTATTTCACCATCAGTACAACCATTGACTGAAAACCACCAGTTGAACATGACAAAGGAACTAACATGTGGACTGTTTGACTTGtgatttcttgagaaaaatcttattttaacAAACTGGGAAAACGACagtgtctttgttgtctttaGTAGTCCAATCTAATCGTGTCATGGCAGGATCATTTATACTTTAAACAGACATTTTTGTTCAAGATCTGGATATGAATTCAGGATTTTTTTGAccctctctgagtgctttctctagttttgCTTTCTGTATAACTGATTGTTCCCTCAGTGCTGGAAAATATGTGTTCATTTCTCTGTTTGTATAGACACCCACTTTTACTGCCATGGACAACCTGGTCTTGGGAACCACCAGGAAGTGCTAAAACATCTCTGGGTTGCTTGATAGTTACACATTCTCACATTGTATTAACATTTACAAAGTGGTTGCATCAACTGTCAGTAGTAGGAAGAACTGGCAGTGAAAGTGGAATATATTACTATAATTGGAATGGCCTTAAAATAACAGTTACATGGCAGACGATATCGGTGCATACTTGGAAATATTCCTACAATCATGTgcttttttgaaatgaaaatgtgtttgttgggAAATAAAAATTGTATTGCTTGCATATCCCTAGAATCTATCATTTAGTTACAGCTTGTTTGTTTCTGCACCCATGAAGTCACTATTAGCTCCTCCAGGCATGTCACTGAAGTGACAGGGCTTTTGCTGTTCAGGCCCCTTAGCTCTGGAACTCAGTATTATCTTCTACATCTCTGTTTAAAACTTGCATGACATATTTTAAACTTTTAGCGtttatttgtgtcacattttttacTTCCATGTTCCAGATTTTGCCTTTTAAGCTATTTTCACGCTTAcctcatttgttttattgtcgaTGTGACAGAGCCAAAGTGAGGTGATTTCCTCTTTTACTTCAGAGACGTGATGAAAAAAGTAGCACTACACTTACTGCAAACTGGAAGCGATGAGCTGCAGACAcatccccccacacacaccctgctGCTAGTCTGGTACAACAATATCACCCACATTAGCTGCTTCACATGCACCACAGCTAGAGGAACTCATCTCTACAGTAAGTTTGTCTCCTTTTTCCACTGTGTTGTAATAGGCAAGCAACTTATTAACCATAACTGTCATAAAGTATACTGGCTTCTTTAAAATAACCAGAAATAACTGTATCATCATATGTAAAGGTACCAGAATTACTTTTATCACAAGTACTAGAATACTTAAACTCGTTTCACGAGGAAAGGTACCACAGCTAACCTTAtcacaagtaaaagtaccaggAAAATTTTCATTACAAATACCAGAAATACTCTGTAtcacaagtaaaagtactgggtGTATAATAATTTAATCAAATTCTAAGTATCAAAAGTGCCTATTATGCACAAATCATGTCCTCTTGCATTTTGCTGGTTGAGATTGACAACGTTCTAACTAAATATATAGTTTAGGCTAAAACAATACATATTTTAGATTACATGTATTGTATTGAAATGTAGTGGAGAAAACAGCTTAAAAGGGATGTAAAGTACAAGTACCTCATATCTCTACTTACTTATTAAGTTCCATTTAACCACAAACATTACTTCTTCACTTCCTTTATTAAAAACTAATAGTTTCATTCAGAAATAATGGATATTTATTTTTAGGACAAATATAAGTGTATTCTGATTGATGACCGCGTGACTGGTGGATATAAACATCTTGGATATGTTAGTGTGAGGTTGTTTACCGAGGAATAACACGTGGGTCAAACTGGAACATGCAAATCTTCGATTGTCCATGTTCCATTTACATTATGACATGTGACATGCGTGCACGTCAGCGTGTAAGTTTACGAGGATCCTGATTTGAAGATTATAGGAGCGCTCGCTGTAGCATGAGTCACTATGTAGCTTGGGATAATTTATGATTTTGATTACACAAGAATGTTCTTCacttgtgtacgtgtgtgtgtgtgtgtgttacacaatGAGCTGTTCTTTCCACTGCTATCCTTCCCGTCTCATTTCCTTTCTGTGAGCATTCAATCCTGACAGTGACAgtcacagtaaaacacactCTCATTCAACAGCTCACTGTATCACATGTAGAATAGTTTACATTTTTCTCTAGGAGGCCATACTGCACGTCTTGTCAAATGATGGAAGAATGCTGCCAGGTCATAGAAGCGTTTGTAAGTACATTCAAAACTAACTGACGTTGGAACTGCTGTGTGCATAGAGGACTGTAACGTTAACCTTTTTGTGAACGCTTGTTTAATATCAAGCGATATTTCACTATCGATTATGGCCAAATGTGTAGCCTAAAGTCCACGTCGCATTAGTGTTTGCTGTGTACGTTGCAACCATTTGACAGGGGAAACGAAGGTAAACACAGGTGTTAGATAATCACATTAACAAAGGTGCTGTTCTTGTTAGGCCTTGATAAGTGTGAACACCTGTGTTTACTATAGTACATGAGTTAATGTCTActgctgtaagaaaaaaaaaaagccagttgAGAAGTTACAACTTAAGTGTACATCCAAGAAAtatacagggtttttttttctttttaactaattgccacagataaatgtgttatttgatcatcagacagtggatctgagatacacgtctcattcccacaacaacagaggaagttgggattgaaaaaaataaataaaactagaaAAATTTAATCCGACTCTAGAATAGAacatgaattaaacaaacagcagcaaactTAAATTCattatgtggggggggggggcgatgggtgaaactgccctttaacttcaattagttgtaaaataaatgcattttaccTGTTTTCTTTAACTTGTTTGACCAGAAGGTTAACCCTTGTGAAAATTATTCTACAGTTTAACAAGGGAATTGTTTATTGTACAGACTTTTGTTGAGACTTTTGGATGTAAGCATACCCTTTAAATGTAACCACTGGGGTTTAAAGCAACACGTGACACCGACACAACAAACGTACATGGACAGAGGTGTGGTGTCCAGTCACAGGAGGGCAGTGTTTCTCTAACAAGTGAATCTCAAAAACACTGTGAAACCttgtatttctttgttgtttctttctttctttctttctttctttctttctctaccACTTtaaaccacttcctgttaaCATCTTTACCAGTGAATTCATGTCGTTGCAATTACATTCGACTTCCTCTTGTCAGCTTTGTCAAAACCAGGAAAtacaagttttattttgaaactgatGCAGCACAGCTTCATTTGAATTCTTGAAAgccagtgtttgtttactgagGCTTTTGACAATTTGGAGGCACTCATGTGTGCTAATGATGGTATCACCAGTCTGATTAATGGCGTTTAAGGTGAAAGGGAGTGCTTGTGGCTTTAATACTGAATGTATGATCATAGCAGGTGATTGTTTGCTCTTGTGAGTGATGTGTTTACAAAATGATTCACCCTTTTGTTTGTTCTCACAGATATGAATAAGTCCCACGTGGTTTAATGGACGGCTCACAGGTTCAACAGGCCGCATAAGTGGATAATATGACCAACGGCAGACAGTACATGGTACAAGTCAGGGTCTAATTGGTTTCAGATATTTTCGAAATCAGCTCCTGAAGGTGTGTCTGGGTTTACTGTTACTACTACGGCATGCAGGATGGGCCAAACCTGCTCGGATCTGTCGCACAGCAGCGCCGCCACCCCAGGCAGAACGCGGTGGAGAGCGGACGAGAACCAGCAGCGAGTCTGCGTCCGCGAACCGAGGAGCGGAGAGAAGCCACAGAGAGGGCAGTTCAGGAGGAATCCGATGAAAAATAAAGTGCTGTCGTGTCTTGGAAGGAGAAAGCGAGACTCCAGCCAAACAGAAGGCGGTTTCTGTTGCGGAAACGGAGCTGCGGCGACGCGACGCGATCACAGAGTGGGAAAGTTGCCCAGGGACGAGGCTGTGTCAGCGGTTGGGGAACGGGGGGCAGCAGCCACGGGTTGTTTGAAAACACCGACGAGCCTGGATGCCAACACCGACGCTTACCAAGACGCCGTGACCGGAGAGGAGACGGCTGGCTCGTCCGATGCGTCGGGTCCCGTTAAGCGGCCTGGTGAAGTCAGCGGTGCGGGCATCGAGGATCCGAAACCCGAGCGGGAAGACAATGCCTCGGATCCCCCAGCGAGGGCCATGGAAGATCATCCACTGGGGGCAACAAACAACGACGGTCGCCCTGAGCCTGAGGTTCGGTTATTGACGGGGAGTTGTGTGACCGCAGCCGCTTCGTTCACCTCTGACCCGGACATTCAGCGGACTCTGACTGCTTCGCTCCCGGATCAACCTTTGGACAGTGGACTGTCGATAACGGACGAACACACGGAGGCAGAAATGACCAAAACTGACCGCAGCGACGTCTCATGTCCGCCCACCGCGGCCGGGGATTTAAACAACTGCTGTGCGGTTGAAACCGAGCACAGAAAAGACTCTGGTCAGGACACATGGATCCCCACAGGGACACCGAGTTACCCGGGAACCATACCGAAACTCATTATAACCAGGGACCCCAGTCCGATCCGCTCCCACGGGGCCCCGCCTTTGCTGACCGTCTCCACGGATATCAGCTCTTGTCTGGAGCCTCGCGCCGAGGACGAGTCTCCCTGCTCGGACAGCGGCTGCGGGGGCTCCCCGGCCCTGATGCGCTCACTGAGGAAGTTGTCCAACTCCTCGTCCATCGGCCTTTCCTCCGCATCGTCCTTTGAGGAGTCGGAGGATGACTTCACCGGCAGCGACATTGAATCCAGTTTGTCTCCTGCCCGGTCTCTGTGCAGTCCAGACGACGGGACAGTGGTGAGTGTCTTCTCTTCCCTTTTGATTTGACGATGTTTCAGTCATTTAGAAATCTCCCAGCTGTgctcaatcaaaacaaagtcATGAACCGATCTCACTGCTCTGCCTACCAAAAAATCACCAATGCAAATATTGTGCAAACGACCATATACTGTAGCAAACAAAGACTCACTGgacactttattaggcacactgTCCAACTGCTTGTTAAacaaatcagccaatcacatggcagacTCAATACATCCATGCAGGTAGAGGACCTGTTCATGTTCAAATGCAGCATCACAACTGGGAAGGAAATGGGATTTAAGTGAGTTTAAGTGGGATGACACCACTTTTTTGTGACCGATAACACAAACTCTAATATCTATtgatttcaaagacacaattctccaactgtgtgacaaatattgaagaaataaacagcccaaacctcgcctgtgcatagtgaagcatgcgatatatatgCTTCTCTGACTTTACATTTCAATCTGTATGATATTTTGACGAGTGTCAGACCGACAGacggattttcacacacaaccatctctagggttgACAGCGAGGGGTCtgaaaaatatccagtgagacacagttctctgggtgaaaacGTATTGCAGAAGACTAAGTTCACAACATGTTGAACCTTGAACACACAACAGCAGATAACCTGCAGCACTTTGTTGAGATGTActgtgtacctaacaaagtggccAGCGAGTGTACGGAACAGCTTGTGATTGTGGGCCACTCCTCACCTGTGGAAACATTGCTCACTCTTCTTACAGGATACATGCAGGTCAACACTTGTTTAGTCATCAGATAGCCCCTGGAGACATGAAGACGCACTCCTGCATTTGCACCTTGTTGCACAACGTCCCTCGCACCAATCAGTGGATACACAAACGTCAGGCCTGTCACTACAGGTGCACAAT encodes:
- the mre11a gene encoding double-strand break repair protein MRE11, whose product is MSSESTLDDEDTFKILIATDVHLGYLEKDAIRGNDTYKTLEEILNCAKTNQVDFILLGGDLFHENKPSRRCLHNCITMLRRYCMGESPILFNILSDQTVNFNTTQFPWVNYQDENLNISIPVFSIHGNHDDPTGAEGLCALDLLSASGLVNHFGHSHSVERIEISPILLQKGSTKLALYGLGSIPDERLYRMFVNNQVTMLRPKEDQDKWFNLFTIHQNRSKHGPTNYIPEQFLDEFIDLVVWGHEHECLIAPTRNEQQLFYVTQPGSSVATSLSPGEATKKHIGLLKVKGRKMNLQKIPLNTVRQFFIQDVVLADYEDLFTPDTPQVTKKVEDFCYAKVIEMLEEAERERLGCPLTPEKPLIRLRVDYSGGFEAFNTSRFSQKFVDRVANPKDLIHFLRQREQKQNIKDEFDVDYSKLLKTTAVEGQRVENLVKQYFEAAEQTVQLSLLTEQGMGKAIQEFVDKDEKDAIQELITYQLEKTQRHLQARGITSEQDIDTEVRRFRDSKKNTTEEEIEIREAINRAKALRLERGDVPLDPDISGEFGDVTMDSDEDSVPLPPPTRGRGSRGRGSRGRGRGATASEPKPAGRGRARKSATTTQSRSIMQAFQATSQKPSRTGASKSYLPEDLTINDSDEDFPDLKASRPPPRAAAAASSSSSFTKYSSQSQSRGVAFDDSDDDDDNEDNPFKGPSHRSRK
- the cep57 gene encoding centrosomal protein of 57 kDa isoform X2, with amino-acid sequence MSMDTRDSTKLHPPPPSGVVSDNLSQSSYQDYPAHRPLINKFLHHTPRQHTHQSCRTLSPSKAFPETSSAAILSALRNLQKKIRSLELDKGHTESVFRDTPYTQLQSDKVTQASLSNQTDRGREMSDPSNCNQVLITHLAAAESRCVRLERQLEHMKRMLHNVKADKTNLVKQQVSMDTAEKAHQQPDTVSEHIHLEKLERLEQEYLRLTRTQKNTEIKMRELEMKLQEEEHQRKLIQDKAIQLQTGLEANRILLRSVSPCMTTRQAKEKRSSSQSSPQLLSSTQPHYRLSLRDVPFVAGTSIGGSHSVRANVQSVLSLLKQHQPQLCNSHVLSDHASSYRTVGHTCSESSSSSSSTSGEELSELMQALHKELRLMSLEHEELMRQMRESVSQQERRELQREQESLLLKMERKGDQISKLYKHKKHIKKLRKEANLRHNYRSEVKMGTAVPTRGRSAAAVKLKPGDRSKRNLELLRDMKALKNSLQS
- the cep57 gene encoding centrosomal protein of 57 kDa isoform X1, coding for MSMDTRDSTKLHPPPPSGVVSDNLSQSSYQDYPAHRPLINKFLHHTPRQHTHQSCRTLSPSKAFPETSSAAILSALRNLQKKIRSLELDKGHTESVFRDTPYTQLQSDKVTQASLSNQTDRGREMSDPSNCNQVLITHLAAAESRCVRLERQLEHMKRMLHNVKADKTNLVKQQVSMDTAEKAHQQPDTVSEHIHLEKLERLEQEYLRLTRTQKNTEIKMRELEMKLQEEEHQRKLIQDKAIQLQTGLEANRILLRSVSPCMTTRQAKEKRSSSQKSSPQLLSSTQPHYRLSLRDVPFVAGTSIGGSHSVRANVQSVLSLLKQHQPQLCNSHVLSDHASSYRTVGHTCSESSSSSSSTSGEELSELMQALHKELRLMSLEHEELMRQMRESVSQQERRELQREQESLLLKMERKGDQISKLYKHKKHIKKLRKEANLRHNYRSEVKMGTAVPTRGRSAAAVKLKPGDRSKRNLELLRDMKALKNSLQS